Proteins encoded within one genomic window of Lepidochelys kempii isolate rLepKem1 chromosome 11, rLepKem1.hap2, whole genome shotgun sequence:
- the MMADHC gene encoding cobalamin trafficking protein CblD: MANVLCNRARLVTYLPGFYSLVRRVVNPKAFSTAGSSGSDEPHVAATPPDICPRTVWPDEVMGPFGPQDQRFQLPGNIGFDCHLNGTASQKKTQVHKSLPDILMEPLSSERHEFVMAQYINKFQGTDVPPKQQISNAETYFENAKIECAIQTCPELLRKDFESMFPEMTANNLTVLTITQKTKNDMTVWSEEVEDERELLLENFVNGAKEICYVLLSEGYWADFIDPSSGLAFFGPYTNNTLFETDERYCHLGFCVDDLGCCKVIRHNLWGTHVVVGSIFTSAEPDSPIMKKLSGK; this comes from the exons ATGGCCAAT GTGCTCTGTAACAGAGCAAGACTGGTGACCTATCTACCAGGATTTTACTCCTTGGTCAGAAGGGTTGTAAATCCCAAGGCTTTTTCCACAGCAGGATCTTCTGGCTCAGATGAGCCTCACGTTGCTGCTACACCTCCTGATATAt GTCCAAGAACTGTGTGGCCAGATGAAGTAATGGGACCATTTGGTCCTCAGGACCAGAGATTCCAGCTCCCTGGTAATATAGGTTTTGATTGTCACCTAAATGGTACAGCTTCTCAGAAGAAAACACAAGTTCATAAAAGTTTGCCTGATATATTAATGGAGCCCTTATCAAGTGAGAGACATGAATTTGTGATGGCACAATACATAAACAAGTTTCAG GGCACTGATGTCCCTCCTAAACAGCAAATAAGTAATGCTGAAACATACTTTGAAAATGCTAAGATAGAATGTGCAATACAAACTTGTCCAGAACTGTTACGAAAAG ACTTTGAATCAATGTTTCCAGAGATGACTGCCAATAATCTAACAGTACTAACCATAACCCAGAAAACTAAAAATGATATGACTGTATGGAGTGAAGAAGTGGAAGATGAGCGAGAATTGTTGTTAGAAAAT tttgttaaTGGTGCCAAGGAAATTTGCTATGTACTGTTGTCTGAAGGCTATTGGGCTGACTTTATTGATCCATCATCAGGATTGGCG TTTTTTGGACCATACACAAACAACACACTATTTGAAACAGATGAACGCTACTGCCATTTAGGATTCTGTGTTGATGACCTTGGCTGCTGCAAAGTTATTCGTCATAATCTCTGGGGTACTCATGTGGTTGTAGGAAGtattttcacaagtgctgaacCTGATAGCCCTATCATGAAGAAATTAAGTGGAAAATAG